In Fluviispira sanaruensis, a genomic segment contains:
- a CDS encoding PAS domain-containing sensor histidine kinase has translation MSINLKEEEFQNPIALNDNYTVKEIILKTIIASTDDPFLIIDLNGLIEHSSAGKNSIIFDNFQARNISELKDFDNFYKEIFSLFEKISEDKKNITIEYTQDNSSDFYIISGTILNYNAYNICLILVKVKDFSSEKKYEKSLQSAFLFYEKQSYALNAAASISITDKNGNIIFVNDNFSKLSGYSGQELVGKNHNILNSHTHSRAFFSDLWRTILKGDRWKGEIQNRDKSGALYWIDTTIVPIKNENDEIIQFIAIRFDITEKKKNESLMIHTANMASLGEMAGGLAHEINNPLTIIIGKIYQIERKIENFNFDKDKVKESFTIIDKSLARIAKIVSEFLKFAKHSDYEAMQNITITSVIESALYFCKEKFRSNGVEIYLNNLSQSTIFCKPIKISQAVLNLLNNSYEAIANLQDKWIEISVLENSPEVISIAITDSGLGIHENILPHMFKPFYSKKETTPGLGLSIAKGIIDEHKGTIKYDLNSENTRFIITLAKFKS, from the coding sequence ATGTCAATAAATTTGAAAGAAGAAGAATTTCAAAATCCAATTGCTCTCAATGATAATTATACTGTTAAAGAGATCATACTCAAAACAATAATTGCAAGCACCGATGATCCTTTCTTAATTATAGATTTAAATGGGTTGATTGAACATAGTTCTGCCGGGAAAAACTCAATTATTTTTGACAACTTTCAAGCTAGAAATATTTCTGAGTTAAAAGATTTTGACAACTTTTACAAAGAAATTTTTTCCTTGTTTGAAAAAATAAGTGAAGATAAAAAAAATATTACAATTGAATATACTCAGGATAATTCTTCTGACTTTTATATTATATCAGGTACAATCTTAAATTATAATGCATATAATATATGCTTAATTCTAGTTAAAGTTAAAGATTTCTCTTCTGAAAAAAAGTACGAAAAGTCTTTACAGTCCGCATTTTTATTTTATGAAAAACAAAGTTATGCATTAAATGCGGCTGCAAGTATAAGTATTACAGATAAAAACGGAAATATTATTTTTGTCAATGACAATTTTAGTAAGTTAAGTGGATATTCTGGTCAAGAGCTTGTCGGAAAAAATCATAATATTTTAAATTCGCATACTCATTCTAGAGCATTTTTCTCTGACCTTTGGCGAACTATTTTAAAAGGAGATAGATGGAAAGGAGAAATTCAAAATAGAGATAAAAGTGGGGCTCTCTATTGGATAGATACAACAATTGTTCCTATTAAAAATGAAAACGATGAGATCATCCAATTTATTGCTATTCGCTTTGATATTACAGAAAAAAAGAAAAATGAATCCCTTATGATTCATACCGCAAATATGGCATCTCTTGGAGAAATGGCTGGCGGTTTAGCTCATGAAATCAACAATCCTCTGACGATAATTATTGGAAAAATTTATCAAATAGAAAGAAAAATAGAAAATTTTAATTTTGATAAAGATAAAGTAAAAGAAAGTTTCACAATTATTGACAAATCCCTTGCCCGCATAGCCAAAATTGTTTCCGAGTTTTTAAAGTTCGCCAAACATTCTGATTATGAAGCAATGCAAAACATAACAATTACAAGTGTAATCGAGAGTGCGCTCTATTTTTGTAAAGAAAAATTTAGAAGCAATGGGGTTGAAATCTACTTAAATAATTTAAGTCAAAGTACAATATTCTGTAAACCCATAAAGATATCACAAGCGGTTTTAAATCTTTTAAATAATTCTTATGAAGCAATTGCAAACTTACAAGATAAATGGATTGAAATATCAGTCTTAGAAAATTCTCCAGAAGTCATATCCATCGCCATCACTGACAGCGGTCTTGGTATCCATGAAAATATTCTTCCGCATATGTTTAAACCATTTTATTCTAAAAAAGAAACAACTCCAGGATTGGGTTTAAGCATAGCAAAAGGAATTATTGATGAACATAAGGGCACAATTAAATATGATTTAAACTCAGAAAACACACGATTTATTATAACATTAGCAAAATTTAAATCTTAA
- a CDS encoding chemotaxis protein CheW: MNEEINESIKGRYLSFFLGKEMYAAPIENIWEVNAMIEFTAVPQTPPFVKGVLNLRGKVIPVIDLCCKLNLAPTTFNRYTCIVVMQAHTRQIGVIIDSVDSVIEVAKDNIKSNHSFTEENEMKYISGMGNIEGKSLIILNIESILSDEELLIK; encoded by the coding sequence ATGAATGAAGAAATAAATGAAAGTATAAAGGGCCGTTACCTTAGTTTTTTCTTAGGAAAAGAAATGTATGCCGCACCCATTGAGAATATATGGGAAGTCAATGCCATGATTGAATTCACGGCCGTACCACAAACACCTCCTTTTGTGAAAGGAGTGTTAAATTTGAGGGGCAAAGTTATTCCTGTCATCGATCTTTGCTGCAAGTTGAATTTAGCACCAACTACTTTTAATCGCTATACGTGCATTGTTGTGATGCAAGCGCATACGCGACAAATCGGCGTGATTATAGATTCAGTCGATTCTGTCATTGAAGTAGCAAAAGACAACATAAAGTCTAATCATTCATTTACAGAAGAAAATGAAATGAAATATATTTCAGGCATGGGAAATATTGAAGGGAAAAGCCTTATAATTCTTAATATAGAAAGCATTCTCTCCGATGAAGAGCTCCTCATTAAATAG
- a CDS encoding HAMP domain-containing methyl-accepting chemotaxis protein — MAIAEWIHGIRGKMLRLVFLPVIILIGFSFFSFQKLSETSKSLSYMTLIRIPSTINTERMIGQVHATIRYAQAIFISTSQDEILKNFKKTQESLSALQKLKEEFDSLPHSGKIAEIYSTFENKLILFNDIGNEFIKLMKNNEYNMSFEVKILLHEKLYPLSLELEEGIFQMQKTRLTLTKEVGENVIADINNFRYTLLVCGPLFTLFLLLYSFSVVRKICNKILEKTNNLLISSEETYHASEKMKKASETISRGSTSSAASLEETVSSLEELSSMVKQNANNAKEVNKLAQVARSSAEVGEKEIHGLCSAMNEVAESSKKVNEIIGVIDSIAFQTNLLALNAAVEAARAGEHGKGFAVVAEAVRNLAQRSASAANDITNLIKESVEKSGKGVLVAKQSSETLNEIVTNSKKVSDLINEIASASNEQAVGISQISKAMNQLDQVTQANASIAEQSLDISEEVSMRSKEVTKIVSDLQYVVEGFKKEPLKTLQFHNTKMQNNIVARDFAFKKVKIEKSEKNNFAVTATLSKLKKNNANLKENMNLVRSGLSDNPSLKKSAKQLIPFDSDKDGFDDELKPNIGTIQGF, encoded by the coding sequence ATGGCGATTGCTGAATGGATCCATGGTATACGTGGAAAAATGCTCAGGTTAGTCTTTTTACCTGTCATTATATTAATCGGCTTCAGCTTTTTTTCATTTCAAAAACTTTCAGAAACCTCAAAGTCTCTTTCATATATGACTTTGATAAGAATACCATCGACAATTAATACAGAACGTATGATTGGACAAGTACACGCAACAATTCGCTATGCGCAAGCCATTTTTATTTCAACCTCACAAGATGAAATTTTGAAAAATTTTAAAAAAACTCAGGAAAGTCTGAGTGCATTGCAAAAATTAAAAGAGGAATTTGACAGTCTGCCTCACTCAGGAAAAATAGCGGAGATATATTCAACATTTGAAAATAAATTAATCCTATTTAATGACATAGGAAATGAATTTATTAAACTTATGAAAAACAATGAATACAATATGAGCTTTGAAGTCAAAATTTTATTGCATGAAAAACTTTATCCTCTTTCTCTTGAACTCGAAGAAGGTATTTTTCAAATGCAAAAGACAAGATTAACTTTAACTAAAGAAGTTGGTGAAAATGTCATTGCAGATATTAATAATTTTCGTTATACACTGCTGGTTTGCGGACCTTTATTTACATTGTTTTTATTATTATATAGTTTTTCTGTTGTTAGGAAAATTTGCAATAAAATCCTTGAGAAAACAAATAATCTTTTAATTTCGAGTGAGGAAACCTATCACGCAAGTGAAAAAATGAAGAAAGCAAGTGAAACAATTTCACGCGGATCGACTTCAAGCGCAGCCTCTTTAGAAGAAACTGTCAGCTCTCTTGAAGAGCTCTCCAGTATGGTTAAACAAAATGCCAATAACGCAAAAGAAGTGAATAAATTGGCGCAAGTTGCGCGTAGTTCTGCGGAAGTTGGTGAAAAAGAAATTCATGGACTCTGCTCTGCTATGAATGAAGTCGCCGAGTCGAGTAAGAAAGTAAATGAAATAATTGGTGTTATTGATTCCATTGCTTTTCAGACCAATTTACTGGCTTTAAATGCAGCTGTTGAGGCCGCACGGGCAGGGGAACATGGCAAAGGATTTGCAGTCGTGGCGGAAGCTGTGCGTAATTTAGCTCAGAGAAGTGCTTCTGCGGCAAATGATATTACAAATCTGATTAAAGAAAGCGTCGAAAAAAGTGGAAAAGGTGTGTTGGTTGCAAAGCAAAGCTCAGAAACATTAAATGAAATTGTCACAAATTCAAAAAAAGTATCTGATCTCATTAATGAAATTGCCAGTGCAAGCAATGAACAGGCCGTGGGAATTTCTCAAATCAGCAAAGCAATGAATCAGTTAGATCAAGTCACTCAAGCCAATGCGAGTATAGCTGAACAATCGTTAGATATCAGTGAAGAAGTGAGTATGCGTTCAAAAGAAGTTACTAAAATAGTTTCTGATTTACAATATGTAGTCGAAGGCTTTAAGAAGGAGCCGTTAAAGACTTTACAATTTCATAATACAAAGATGCAAAATAATATTGTCGCAAGAGATTTTGCTTTTAAAAAGGTTAAAATAGAGAAGTCAGAGAAAAATAATTTTGCTGTCACAGCTACTCTTTCTAAGCTGAAGAAAAACAATGCTAACTTAAAAGAAAATATGAATCTTGTTCGTTCAGGATTATCTGACAATCCATCTCTCAAAAAATCAGCAAAACAATTGATTCCTTTTGATTCAGATAAAGATGGGTTTGATGATGAGCTAAAGCCAAATATTGGAACAATCCAAGGATTTTAA
- a CDS encoding chemotaxis protein CheW: MSAKSQKSASEGRYLSFQLGQEIFALEIKCVSEIIGMDKITELPDTEKYVKGVINLRGHIIPIMDLRLKLHLIETQYSKQTCIIIVDTGTNKVGIIVDSVQDVLDFTNKQIDITPEICSVSNLGIVTGIGKVQEKNVILVDLFAILASAKINFEKLRV; encoded by the coding sequence ATGTCTGCAAAGTCTCAAAAAAGTGCATCTGAAGGGCGTTATTTAAGTTTTCAATTGGGACAAGAGATCTTTGCCCTCGAAATAAAGTGTGTCTCAGAAATAATTGGGATGGATAAAATTACAGAGCTTCCTGACACAGAAAAGTATGTTAAAGGCGTTATTAATTTGCGGGGACATATTATTCCAATAATGGATTTGCGGCTCAAGTTACATTTAATTGAAACGCAGTATTCAAAACAAACTTGTATCATAATCGTTGATACGGGAACAAATAAAGTCGGTATCATTGTAGATTCAGTGCAAGATGTTTTAGATTTTACAAATAAACAAATCGATATAACGCCTGAGATCTGTAGTGTTTCAAATCTTGGTATCGTAACAGGTATTGGCAAAGTGCAAGAAAAAAATGTTATTTTAGTAGATCTGTTTGCAATTTTAGCTTCTGCTAAAATAAATTTTGAAAAATTGAGAGTTTAA
- the asnS gene encoding asparagine--tRNA ligase, translating to MTTLLSQLTQLADIHADKVSPALITVAGWVRTKRGSKKFSFIELNDGTCAKSLQIVIDASIENYSEVEKLTTGCSLKIDGELVLSPGKGQKYEMQAKKVHIYGFADPETFPLQKKEMSLEYLREVAHVRPRTSTFSSVFRIRSRVSTAIHRFFEERGFCYAHTPILTTADGEGAGESFKVTNFDFDKLPRTKDGKTDFSQDFFAEPTMLCVTGQLEGELMAMGLNKIYTFGPTFRAENSNTSRHLAEFWMVEPEVAFADLNDNMQLAQDMIRFVVADVLKNCSDDIDVCVQKTQHDTREYLHMALERPFVRVSYTEAVDILIKCKKDFENPVFWGCDLKSEHERYLCEEHFKSPTIVFDYPAELKAFYMYLNDDGKTVRAMDILMPGIGEVVGGSQREDRESVLIERMNHLGIDTQSMEWYVCLRRFGSVPHSGFGVGLERLIMWITGMSNIRDVIPFPRTPGNCKY from the coding sequence ATGACGACTTTACTTTCTCAATTAACTCAGCTTGCCGACATTCATGCGGATAAAGTCTCCCCAGCTCTTATAACGGTTGCTGGATGGGTTAGAACTAAGCGTGGCTCGAAAAAGTTTTCTTTTATTGAACTCAATGATGGAACCTGTGCGAAGTCTTTGCAAATCGTAATTGATGCTTCTATAGAAAATTATTCAGAGGTTGAAAAATTAACGACCGGCTGTTCTCTTAAAATTGACGGAGAATTGGTTTTAAGTCCTGGAAAAGGGCAGAAATATGAAATGCAAGCAAAAAAAGTTCATATTTACGGATTTGCTGATCCTGAAACTTTTCCTCTGCAAAAAAAGGAAATGAGTTTAGAATATCTGCGTGAAGTGGCCCACGTACGTCCAAGAACATCAACTTTTTCAAGTGTTTTTAGAATTAGAAGCCGCGTCAGCACAGCGATCCATCGTTTTTTTGAAGAGCGTGGATTCTGTTATGCACACACCCCGATTTTGACCACAGCCGATGGCGAAGGGGCAGGAGAGTCTTTTAAAGTAACAAACTTTGATTTTGATAAATTACCAAGAACAAAGGATGGGAAAACCGATTTTTCTCAGGACTTTTTTGCAGAACCCACTATGCTTTGTGTAACGGGGCAACTCGAAGGCGAATTGATGGCAATGGGGCTGAATAAAATTTATACTTTTGGCCCGACTTTTAGAGCTGAAAACTCAAATACTTCGCGTCATTTAGCTGAATTTTGGATGGTTGAACCCGAGGTGGCTTTTGCAGATCTCAATGACAATATGCAACTTGCGCAAGATATGATTCGCTTTGTCGTTGCTGATGTCCTTAAAAATTGTTCCGATGATATTGATGTCTGTGTCCAAAAAACACAACACGATACCCGTGAATATTTACATATGGCGCTTGAACGTCCTTTTGTCCGGGTAAGTTATACAGAAGCAGTCGATATTTTAATTAAGTGTAAAAAAGACTTTGAAAACCCAGTTTTTTGGGGATGTGATTTAAAAAGTGAACATGAACGTTACCTTTGTGAAGAGCACTTTAAATCACCCACTATTGTTTTTGATTATCCTGCAGAACTCAAAGCATTTTATATGTATTTAAATGATGATGGCAAAACAGTGCGAGCAATGGATATTCTAATGCCTGGAATTGGTGAAGTTGTCGGTGGAAGCCAGCGTGAAGACCGCGAGAGCGTGCTCATTGAGCGTATGAATCACTTAGGAATCGATACTCAATCTATGGAATGGTATGTGTGTTTACGCCGCTTTGGCTCCGTCCCACACTCTGGTTTTGGAGTTGGTCTAGAAAGGTTAATCATGTGGATTACAGGAATGAGTAATATTCGTGATGTCATTCCCTTTCCACGCACACCAGGCAACTGTAAATATTAA